A window of Hemibagrus wyckioides isolate EC202008001 linkage group LG03, SWU_Hwy_1.0, whole genome shotgun sequence contains these coding sequences:
- the LOC131351229 gene encoding N-acetylaspartate synthetase-like: MKGHVREALADERLIVRQFRFEDNADVQRIFREGMLEMIPDTAFRALRHHPESLLLYLFMLILSFLLTESLIFTCCVPLLVLLARYHYSRQVILRCLERTQNTDMSDIEKYYLKSPGSGFWVAVLEGRVVGIVAVKPHGTDSLELLRMSVDHHCRKGGVGSTLGRTVLEFARQFAHTALSTSSFSVILGTTAYTPAAHRLYWSLGFCHVGTTEGYTIPGDDGPIWQWLFYRVRHHHYRLEIK, translated from the exons ATGAAAGGACATGTGAGAGAAGCGCTCGCGGATGAGCGGCTCATTGTGCGCCAGTTCCGGTTCGAGGACAACGCTGATGTGCAGCGGATATTCCGCGAGGGCATGCTGGAGATGATCCCGGACACGGCGTTCCGCGCGCTCAGACACCATCCTGAAAGTCTGCTCCTCTACTTGTTCATGCTGA TCCTGTCTTTCTTGCTGACTGAGTCTTTGATCTTTACCTGCTGTGTCCCTCTGCTGGTGCTGTTGGCACGCTACCACTACAGTCGGCAAGTGATCCTCAGGTGTCTGGAGCgtacacaaaacacagacatgagTGACATTGAAAAGTACTACCTGAAATCACCAG GGTCAGGTTTCTGGGTAGCAGTGCTGGAAGGCCGTGTAGTTGGTATAGTGGCAGTGAAGCCACATGGGACTGACTCTCTGGAGCTGCTCCGCATGTCTGTGGACCACCACTGTCGGAAGGGTGGAGTTGGTTCAACTCTGGGTCGCACAGTGCTGGAGTTTGCACGCCAATTTGCACACACTGCCTTGTCCACTTCATCATTTTCAGTCATTCTGGGCACCACAGCTTACACCCCAGCTGCCCACCGCCTGTACTGGTCACTTGGTTTCTGCCATGTTGGCACCACGGAGGGCTACACTATACCTGGTGATGATGGCCCCATTTGGCAGTGGCTATTTTACAGAGTGCGTCATCACCATTACAGacttgaaataaaatga